From Deltaproteobacteria bacterium:
CCATCGCCGCCCGGGCGACGGCGAGGTCGTGCGCGCGCGGGAAGCCGAGCGCCGGAAGGTGCGGCGCGCGGCCCATCAGCACGACCTCGAGCGCGGTGAACGGGAACTCGAGCGTCGGGTCCTGCGGCACGACGGCCAGCCGACGGGCCAGCTCGCGGCGGCGGTAGGCGCCGAGCGCCGCCCCTCTGAAACGCACGCTCCCCGCGCGCGGCGCGAGGACGCCCGAGAGGAGGCGCACGAGCGTCGTCTTCCCGCTGCCGTTCGGGCCGATCACGCTGAGCAGCTCCCCGGGGGCCACGGCCACGCTCACCTCGCTCAGGACGACGCGCGGCCCGTAGGCGAAGGAGACGCGCTCGGCCTCGAGGAGCACCGTCATGCGAGCGCGCGCCGGAGGTGCCGGCGGAGGAGGTAGAGGAAGAACGGCCCGCCCGTGAGCGCGGTCACCACGCCGACGGGGAGCTCGACCGGCCCGAGCAACGTGCGCGCGAGCGTGTCCGCCCACGCGAGGAAGATGGCGCCGCCCAGGAAGGAGGCCGGGAGGAGGAGGCGCTGGTCCGGCCCGAGGACGAGACGCAGGAGGTGCGGCACGATGAGCCCCACGAACCCGATCATGCCGCTCACCGACACCGCGGCCCCGACCAGCAGCGAGGCGGCGAGGAAGACCGCCCGCCGGGTGCGCTCCACCTCGACCCCGAGCTGCTGGGCGCCCTCCTCGCCGGCGGCAAGCAGGTTGAGATCCTGCGCGTGGAAGCCGAGCCAACCGAGCCCGACCAGGCTGTAGAGCATCACACCGGCGATGAGCCCGTAGCTCTGCGTCGAGAGCGAGCCCATGATCCAGAAGAGGACGCCCTGCGCCTGGGTGTAGCTGGCGAGCGCGTTCACCAGCATGAGGGCCGCGGCGGCGAGCGCGTTGAACACCACGCCGACCAGCAGGACGGCGTGCGGCGTGGTGCGCCCGCCGG
This genomic window contains:
- a CDS encoding iron ABC transporter permease, whose product is MTVRPPHLTAGRLVTATSVLALLLAATLVATSLVGPVHVSLARALAGPESTDAVILFRTRLPRVLLGAVVGGSLAAAGAALQALLGNPLACPHLLGISGGAAVAGVLALVAGADAVSPVVPLAAFAGALGAIAIVALGARAGGRTTPHAVLLVGVVFNALAAAALMLVNALASYTQAQGVLFWIMGSLSTQSYGLIAGVMLYSLVGLGWLGFHAQDLNLLAAGEEGAQQLGVEVERTRRAVFLAASLLVGAAVSVSGMIGFVGLIVPHLLRLVLGPDQRLLLPASFLGGAIFLAWADTLARTLLGPVELPVGVVTALTGGPFFLYLLRRHLRRALA